In Leisingera methylohalidivorans DSM 14336, a single genomic region encodes these proteins:
- a CDS encoding sarcosine oxidase subunit delta — MRIACPLCGERDRREFYYKGAALVRPAAGAGLDAWHEYVNLRENPAGPLDELWYHEMGCNSWLKVTRDTATHEILAVQLAAEAGLGGEP, encoded by the coding sequence ATGAGGATTGCCTGTCCGCTCTGCGGTGAAAGAGACCGCCGCGAATTCTATTATAAGGGTGCCGCACTTGTGCGCCCGGCTGCGGGGGCCGGTCTGGACGCCTGGCATGAATATGTGAACTTGCGCGAGAATCCGGCAGGGCCGCTGGATGAGCTGTGGTACCACGAGATGGGCTGCAACTCCTGGCTCAAAGTGACCCGTGATACTGCGACCCATGAGATTCTGGCTGTGCAGCTGGCGGCCGAGGCCGGGCTGGGAGGTGAACCATGA
- a CDS encoding sarcosine oxidase subunit beta family protein, protein MRFSGWRVLKEGLTGNKGWTPHWRDPEPRTEYDVVIIGGGGHGLATAYYLAKEHGITNVAVLEKGYLGGGNVGRNTTIVRANYYLPGNSEFYSHSLKLWEGMEQDLNYNAMMSQRGILNLYHNDGQRDAAVRRGNAIINQGDDAELLSRDQVRELAPFLNFDNNRFPIMGGLMQRRAGTARHDAVAWGYARGADMRGVDLIQNCEVTGIDVENGKVVGVQTARGPIRARKVALAAAGRSGQVAAMAGLTLPIESHVLQAFVSEGLKPIVDHVITFAEGHLYISQSDKGGLVFGSYLDFYSSYAARGNLPMVEHTMESFVAMVPAVSKARLLRSWGGIMDMTPDGSPIIDHSPIDGLYLNCGWCYGGFKATPGSGHVYAHLIATDRPHGAATKLKLDRFRSGHGLMDEEGTGAQHNLH, encoded by the coding sequence ATGCGGTTTTCGGGATGGCGTGTGCTCAAAGAGGGGCTCACCGGAAACAAGGGCTGGACGCCGCACTGGCGCGACCCCGAGCCCAGGACCGAGTATGACGTGGTGATTATCGGCGGCGGCGGCCATGGTCTGGCAACCGCGTATTACCTGGCCAAGGAGCACGGCATTACCAATGTGGCGGTGCTGGAGAAAGGCTATCTTGGCGGCGGCAATGTGGGGCGCAACACCACCATTGTGCGGGCGAACTACTACTTGCCGGGCAATTCCGAGTTCTATTCCCACTCGCTGAAACTGTGGGAAGGGATGGAGCAGGATCTGAACTACAACGCGATGATGTCCCAGCGCGGCATCCTCAACCTGTACCACAATGACGGCCAGCGCGATGCGGCGGTGCGCCGGGGCAACGCGATCATCAATCAGGGGGACGATGCTGAGCTTTTGAGCCGCGATCAGGTTCGTGAACTGGCGCCGTTCCTGAATTTTGACAATAACCGCTTCCCGATCATGGGCGGGCTGATGCAGCGCCGTGCAGGAACTGCGCGCCATGACGCCGTGGCCTGGGGCTATGCCCGCGGTGCCGACATGCGCGGGGTGGATCTGATCCAGAACTGCGAAGTGACCGGCATCGACGTGGAAAACGGCAAGGTCGTGGGCGTGCAGACCGCACGCGGCCCGATCCGGGCCAGGAAGGTGGCGCTGGCCGCCGCAGGCCGCTCTGGCCAGGTGGCGGCGATGGCAGGGTTGACTCTGCCGATTGAGAGCCACGTGCTGCAGGCCTTTGTCTCGGAAGGGCTGAAGCCGATCGTGGATCATGTGATCACCTTTGCCGAGGGGCATCTTTACATCAGCCAGTCGGACAAGGGCGGACTGGTGTTTGGCAGCTACCTGGATTTCTACAGCTCCTATGCGGCGCGGGGGAACCTGCCGATGGTGGAACACACGATGGAAAGCTTCGTGGCGATGGTGCCGGCAGTCAGCAAGGCGCGGCTGTTGCGCAGCTGGGGCGGCATCATGGACATGACGCCCGATGGCTCGCCGATCATTGATCATTCGCCAATAGACGGACTCTACCTGAACTGCGGCTGGTGTTACGGCGGCTTCAAGGCGACGCCGGGCTCGGGCCATGTTTATGCCCATCTGATCGCCACGGACCGCCCGCACGGGGCGGCCACGAAATTGAAGCTGGACCGTTTCCGCAGCGGACATGGCCTGATGGATGAGGAGGGGACCGGTGCGCAGCATAACCTGCATTGA
- a CDS encoding Glu/Leu/Phe/Val family dehydrogenase, with protein sequence MSSRTEPSFRESVDLMFNRAVSLMDLPPGLEEKIRVCNATYTVRFGVRLRGAMHTFTGYRSVHSEHMEPVKGGIRYATGVNQDEVEALAALMTYKCALVEAPFGGSKGGLCIDPREYEEHELELITRRFAYELAKRDLIHPSQNVPAPDMGTGEREMAWIADQYARMNTTDINARACVTGKPLNAGGISGRVEATGRGVQYALQEFFRHEEDKAAAGLSGKLDGKRLIVQGLGNVGYHAAKFLSEEDGARIIGIIERDGGLFSADGLDVEAVRNWIVKHGGVTGYPDAQYVEDGAVLLEEECDILIPAALEGVINLSNAERVKAPLIIEAANGPVTAGADDVLRKKGIVIIPDMYANAGGVTVSYFEWVKNLSHIRFGRMQRRQEEARHQLVIDELQRLDDVMGGTWSMSPNFKDKYLKGAGELELVRSGLDDTMRVAYQSMREVWHSRDDVTDLRTAAYLVSIDKVAKSYHAKGL encoded by the coding sequence ATGAGCAGCCGCACAGAGCCGAGCTTCCGCGAAAGCGTGGACCTGATGTTTAACCGGGCCGTGTCCCTGATGGACCTGCCGCCGGGGCTGGAGGAGAAGATCCGGGTCTGCAACGCCACCTATACAGTGCGGTTCGGGGTGCGCCTGCGCGGCGCCATGCACACGTTCACCGGCTACCGCTCGGTCCATTCCGAGCATATGGAGCCTGTGAAGGGCGGCATCCGCTATGCCACCGGTGTAAACCAGGACGAGGTCGAGGCGCTTGCGGCGCTGATGACTTATAAATGCGCCCTGGTGGAGGCGCCGTTCGGCGGCTCCAAGGGCGGGCTTTGCATCGATCCGCGCGAATATGAAGAACACGAGCTGGAACTGATCACCCGCCGCTTTGCCTATGAGCTGGCCAAGCGCGACCTGATCCACCCCTCGCAGAACGTGCCTGCGCCCGATATGGGCACCGGCGAACGCGAGATGGCCTGGATTGCCGACCAGTACGCCCGCATGAACACCACCGACATCAACGCCAGGGCCTGCGTCACCGGCAAGCCGTTGAACGCCGGCGGCATCTCGGGCCGGGTCGAGGCCACGGGGCGCGGCGTGCAATATGCGCTGCAGGAGTTCTTCCGCCATGAGGAAGACAAGGCGGCTGCGGGCCTGTCCGGCAAACTGGATGGCAAGCGGCTCATTGTTCAGGGGCTTGGCAACGTGGGCTATCACGCGGCGAAGTTCCTGTCCGAAGAGGATGGGGCGCGGATTATCGGCATCATCGAGCGGGACGGCGGGCTGTTCAGCGCTGACGGTCTTGACGTCGAAGCGGTGCGTAATTGGATTGTCAAGCATGGCGGCGTAACCGGCTATCCGGATGCGCAATACGTCGAGGACGGCGCGGTGCTGCTGGAAGAGGAGTGCGACATCCTGATCCCGGCCGCGCTGGAAGGCGTGATCAATCTGTCCAACGCTGAACGCGTGAAGGCGCCGCTGATCATCGAGGCTGCAAACGGCCCGGTGACCGCCGGCGCGGATGATGTTCTGCGCAAGAAGGGCATTGTGATCATCCCCGACATGTATGCCAACGCGGGCGGTGTGACAGTGTCCTACTTTGAATGGGTTAAAAACCTGTCTCACATCCGTTTCGGCCGGATGCAGCGCCGCCAGGAAGAGGCGCGCCACCAGCTGGTGATTGATGAGCTGCAGCGTCTGGATGATGTGATGGGGGGCACCTGGTCGATGTCGCCGAACTTCAAGGACAAGTACCTGAAGGGCGCAGGCGAACTGGAATTGGTGCGCTCGGGCCTCGATGACACCATGCGGGTGGCATACCAGTCGATGCGCGAGGTCTGGCACAGCCGTGATGATGTGACCGACCTGCGCACTGCCGCCTATCTGGTGTCGATCGACAAGGTCGCCAAAAGCTATCACGCCAAGGGGCTCTGA
- a CDS encoding TadE/TadG family type IV pilus assembly protein: MHRRHKDSTALTSPLMLRCQAKAKDFLREEDGVLAKPMIGTFLAMLAVGGIGVDLMRMERDRTNLQYTLDRAVLAAADLDQTLDADAVVLDYLTKAGLEQYYSDPVESAGLGYKSVEATINTDFEAHLLKFAGGGDIPIYANSRAEESIGSVEISMVLDISGSMNSNSRLANLKTAAHTFVDQITQNTDTSNLSISIIPYATQVNVGEALLSKYNNVTQEHNYSHCVNFIKDQFSKHTLDRNENLERTAHFDTFTYSENMIARPVCPTRDGSAILPFTNSATVLHNYIDRLTAYGNTSIDIGMKWGSALLDPTARSVVNDLITDGVIDASFQNRPTDYGSGDTLKIIILMSDGQNTNQYMVNPSRREGMTDVWYNAEADAYSVYHSNGTNNYYWEHKNRWEDHPYGEGTYQTCNSDSCTTHTEEGSSVRLKFPELHARASLAYIARYIYEFSNSAWADWFNAGRYFHNRVAKDQHTKAICRITKNQGVIVYSVGFEAPSAGIKVLEDCASSPAHFFDVEGLEISEAFSSIATSIRQLRLTQ; the protein is encoded by the coding sequence ATGCATAGACGTCACAAGGATTCCACAGCGCTGACCAGTCCGCTCATGCTGCGCTGCCAGGCCAAGGCAAAAGACTTCCTCAGAGAAGAAGACGGCGTGCTGGCCAAACCGATGATCGGCACCTTTCTGGCTATGCTGGCGGTCGGCGGCATCGGGGTGGACCTGATGCGGATGGAGCGCGATCGCACCAATCTCCAATATACGCTGGACAGGGCCGTTCTGGCAGCGGCAGATCTCGACCAAACCTTGGATGCCGATGCAGTTGTCTTGGATTACCTGACCAAGGCCGGGCTTGAGCAATACTATTCCGATCCAGTCGAAAGCGCGGGCCTTGGATACAAAAGCGTCGAGGCCACAATCAACACCGACTTCGAAGCGCATCTGCTGAAGTTTGCCGGCGGCGGCGATATTCCGATTTATGCCAATTCCCGCGCTGAAGAGTCCATCGGCAGTGTCGAAATCTCAATGGTTCTCGATATTTCCGGGTCGATGAACTCCAACAGCCGCCTGGCAAACCTGAAGACTGCCGCACATACTTTTGTGGATCAAATCACCCAGAACACGGACACTTCAAACCTGTCCATTTCGATCATTCCTTATGCAACCCAGGTGAATGTTGGCGAAGCGCTACTCAGCAAATACAACAACGTCACTCAGGAACATAACTACTCCCACTGTGTGAATTTCATCAAAGACCAGTTCAGCAAACATACGCTGGACCGGAATGAAAATCTGGAACGCACTGCCCACTTCGATACCTTCACGTATTCCGAGAACATGATCGCCCGTCCAGTGTGTCCGACCCGGGATGGTTCAGCTATCCTGCCCTTCACCAACAGCGCCACAGTTCTGCACAATTATATCGACCGGCTGACAGCCTATGGCAACACCTCGATCGATATCGGCATGAAATGGGGCAGCGCCCTGCTGGACCCCACCGCCCGCAGCGTGGTGAACGACCTGATCACAGACGGCGTCATCGACGCCTCCTTTCAGAACCGGCCGACTGATTATGGCAGCGGTGACACGCTGAAGATCATCATTCTGATGTCGGACGGGCAGAACACCAACCAGTACATGGTGAACCCGTCCCGCCGCGAAGGCATGACGGACGTCTGGTATAACGCCGAAGCAGATGCGTATTCCGTCTACCACTCAAACGGCACCAACAATTACTATTGGGAACACAAGAACAGGTGGGAAGATCACCCCTACGGAGAGGGGACCTACCAGACGTGCAACTCCGATAGCTGCACCACCCATACAGAAGAGGGCAGTTCAGTCCGCCTGAAGTTCCCGGAGCTGCACGCCCGCGCCTCGCTGGCCTATATCGCCCGCTACATTTATGAGTTCAGCAACAGCGCCTGGGCCGACTGGTTCAATGCCGGCCGCTACTTTCACAACCGCGTTGCCAAGGATCAGCATACCAAGGCGATCTGCCGAATCACCAAGAATCAGGGCGTGATCGTCTATTCAGTCGGCTTTGAAGCACCGTCTGCAGGCATCAAGGTGCTGGAGGATTGCGCCAGCTCGCCTGCTCATTTCTTTGACGTCGAAGGTCTGGAGATTTCCGAAGCCTTCTCGTCAATCGCAACGTCCATCCGACAGTTGAGGCTGACCCAATGA
- a CDS encoding TadE/TadG family type IV pilus assembly protein has translation MIRRCTKALRRFRQREDGNASVEFAIVIPAFLMILMSTVELGMINLRHSQLERALDETVRTIRLGTGGDMQHDALRDEICTRSGFIDECGTSLRLEMLRIDPYNWTAIDPTPDCVNRIENVQPVRTFVNGQSNELMFIRACMKFNPIFPTWGLGTNLSKDGDGRVNLIASSAFVQEPR, from the coding sequence ATGATCCGCCGCTGCACAAAAGCCCTGCGCCGTTTCAGGCAGCGCGAAGATGGCAACGCCTCGGTGGAATTCGCCATCGTTATCCCCGCCTTCCTGATGATCCTGATGTCCACCGTGGAACTGGGCATGATCAACCTCCGCCATTCACAGCTTGAGCGGGCCTTGGACGAGACCGTCCGGACCATCCGGCTCGGCACCGGCGGCGACATGCAGCACGATGCGCTGCGGGATGAAATCTGCACCCGCTCCGGTTTCATTGACGAGTGCGGCACATCCCTCCGCCTGGAAATGCTGCGGATCGATCCGTACAACTGGACAGCAATCGACCCGACCCCGGACTGCGTCAACCGCATTGAAAACGTTCAACCGGTCCGGACGTTCGTGAATGGCCAGTCCAATGAGCTGATGTTCATCCGCGCCTGCATGAAGTTCAATCCGATTTTCCCGACTTGGGGGCTTGGCACAAATCTGAGCAAGGACGGCGACGGCCGGGTCAACCTGATTGCTTCCTCCGCATTCGTCCAGGAACCGAGGTAA
- a CDS encoding TadE/TadG family type IV pilus assembly protein, which produces MLTLLSRRLSGRLPGPARRFLDGTQGNVSIEFAFYAPLLLGLFASIYTFFDAFRQESINLKAAYTVSDLISRETNYVNEAYIDSMHALASELVRSDTTLSTRISVVRWDEDDQRYYVDWSKVRGSAFQEWADGSINTVKDKLPVMPDQERVILVETWNEIDPAFNIGIPLMDVQNFVFSRPRFAPQVVFIENKGNGNNHNDNAEQV; this is translated from the coding sequence ATGCTGACACTGCTCTCCCGCCGCCTGTCCGGCCGCCTGCCAGGACCCGCCCGCCGCTTTCTGGATGGAACCCAGGGCAACGTCTCCATCGAATTCGCCTTTTATGCGCCGCTTCTGCTGGGTCTGTTCGCCTCCATCTACACTTTCTTTGACGCCTTCCGTCAGGAAAGCATCAATCTGAAGGCCGCCTATACCGTGTCAGACCTGATCTCGCGCGAGACCAACTACGTGAACGAAGCCTATATCGACAGCATGCATGCGCTGGCTTCGGAGCTGGTGCGCAGCGACACCACTCTGTCAACCCGCATCTCGGTTGTCCGCTGGGATGAAGACGATCAGCGCTACTATGTCGACTGGTCCAAGGTTCGCGGCAGCGCCTTTCAGGAATGGGCCGACGGCTCTATCAATACCGTCAAAGACAAGCTGCCCGTTATGCCTGATCAGGAGCGCGTGATCCTGGTTGAAACCTGGAACGAGATTGATCCGGCGTTCAATATCGGCATTCCGCTTATGGATGTGCAGAATTTTGTCTTCAGCCGCCCGCGTTTTGCTCCCCAGGTTGTGTTCATCGAGAACAAGGGGAATGGCAACAACCACAACGACAACGCCGAACAAGTCTGA
- a CDS encoding NAD(P)-dependent oxidoreductase: protein MKVGFIGLGNVGGKLSGSLLRNGVDLTVHDLNPELVQSFVEKGAKQAQSPAQMMRDCDAVITCLPSPAASDAVMMQMLPEVTEGKIWMEMSTTDEAEAKRLGAMVIEQGGRAVDCPVSGGCHRAGTGNISIFAGCDRGTFDSILPLLTTMGRRILHTGDLGSASVLKVVTNYLATVHLVANAEALVTAKAAGMDLNIAYEAIRISSGNSFSHVTESQVILNGSRDISFTMDLVKKDVGLFQDVAERANVPLEVSPLIVKIFDDGISRYGDRELSPNIIRRLEDATGLDIRAPGFPPEMVDDEAEEPGYEVAVRRAAAE, encoded by the coding sequence TTGAAAGTCGGCTTTATCGGCCTTGGCAATGTTGGCGGCAAACTGTCCGGCAGCCTGTTGCGCAACGGCGTGGACCTGACCGTGCACGATCTGAACCCGGAACTGGTGCAGAGCTTTGTGGAGAAAGGCGCCAAACAGGCACAAAGTCCGGCCCAGATGATGCGCGATTGCGATGCGGTGATAACCTGCCTGCCGTCGCCGGCGGCGTCGGATGCGGTGATGATGCAGATGCTGCCGGAGGTCACTGAAGGCAAGATTTGGATGGAAATGTCCACCACCGACGAGGCCGAGGCCAAGCGTCTGGGCGCGATGGTGATCGAACAGGGCGGCCGTGCGGTGGACTGCCCGGTTTCCGGCGGCTGCCACCGGGCGGGCACCGGCAATATCTCGATCTTTGCGGGTTGCGACCGCGGCACCTTTGACAGCATCCTGCCGCTGCTCACCACCATGGGCCGCCGCATCCTGCACACCGGCGATCTGGGGTCTGCCTCGGTATTGAAAGTGGTGACCAATTATCTCGCCACCGTGCATCTGGTGGCCAACGCCGAGGCGCTGGTTACGGCCAAGGCGGCGGGCATGGATCTGAATATTGCCTATGAGGCGATCAGGATCAGCTCCGGTAATTCGTTTTCGCATGTCACCGAAAGCCAGGTGATCCTGAACGGCAGCCGGGATATTTCCTTCACTATGGATCTGGTGAAGAAGGACGTTGGCTTGTTCCAGGACGTTGCAGAGCGGGCAAATGTTCCGCTGGAGGTCAGCCCGCTGATCGTCAAGATATTTGACGACGGCATCAGCCGTTATGGCGACCGCGAGCTGTCGCCCAACATCATCCGCCGCCTGGAGGACGCCACCGGTCTGGATATCCGCGCGCCGGGCTTCCCGCCGGAAATGGTGGATGATGAAGCGGAAGAGCCGGGCTATGAAGTTGCCGTCCGCCGCGCTGCAGCGGAGTAA
- a CDS encoding LysR family transcriptional regulator — MSDLPNLVWLRAFEAAARLQSFTAAAEELGLTQAAVSHQVRSLEKSFGITLFIRRSRHLELTELGHAYYPSVAQALTDIAYSTRGLLGHAQTRTVILRAPVSTAVLWVAPRLGAFHAANPHIRIRLISAVWADSTQDEDVDIDLRLGPSGWFGSRAHLLSAETVIPVAQPHLAGRLRTVDQLFGQTLIHIHGYQDHWLRLSEQEGVPLKDRTAPLYVDTSLAAIEIAASGAGVAMLMRRYAELPLSQGRLAPVPGAEIPMGQGHYLMPAAGEAPNSAEVSMVRDWIVSLFA, encoded by the coding sequence ATGTCCGACCTGCCCAACCTCGTCTGGCTGCGCGCCTTTGAAGCCGCCGCCCGCCTGCAAAGCTTCACCGCCGCCGCGGAAGAGCTGGGGCTGACCCAGGCCGCCGTCAGCCATCAGGTGCGCAGTCTGGAGAAAAGCTTTGGCATCACCTTGTTTATCCGCCGGTCGCGCCATCTGGAGCTGACGGAGCTGGGCCACGCCTATTACCCCTCGGTCGCGCAGGCGCTCACTGACATCGCTTATTCGACCCGCGGGCTTTTGGGGCATGCGCAGACCCGGACCGTGATCCTGCGGGCGCCGGTTTCAACCGCGGTTTTATGGGTTGCACCGCGGCTGGGGGCATTTCATGCAGCCAATCCGCACATCCGCATCCGGCTGATCTCTGCCGTCTGGGCCGACAGCACCCAGGACGAGGATGTGGATATCGACTTGCGGCTCGGGCCCTCCGGCTGGTTCGGCAGCCGCGCGCATCTGCTCTCGGCGGAGACCGTGATCCCCGTGGCGCAGCCGCACCTGGCCGGGCGGCTGCGCACGGTGGACCAGCTGTTCGGCCAGACACTGATCCACATCCACGGCTACCAGGATCACTGGCTGCGGCTTTCCGAACAAGAAGGCGTACCGCTGAAGGACCGCACCGCGCCGCTCTATGTGGACACCTCGCTGGCGGCGATCGAGATAGCGGCCTCTGGCGCCGGCGTGGCCATGCTGATGCGCCGCTATGCAGAACTGCCGCTGTCGCAGGGCCGGCTGGCTCCGGTGCCGGGTGCTGAAATTCCCATGGGTCAGGGCCACTACCTGATGCCCGCCGCCGGAGAGGCTCCGAACAGCGCCGAAGTTTCCATGGTCCGCGATTGGATTGTATCGCTGTTCGCCTGA
- a CDS encoding adenylate/guanylate cyclase domain-containing protein encodes MMQSRDPLQQLPPDRLPGALRLISYMLGEARGAAEADEVLTHMAGLIRAGGVPLDRATSIVPLLHAEAVASARFWERSQGTRSYLFPFNEESGQGYAHSPAAEVHRTGEWVILWLPGTPGDRYGIVPELKAGGYTHYIMAPVFMRSGMAGTFSFATQAAEGFSQDDIAFLRAVFPALSACQEILATARAMQEVLRIYVGEEPQQRIISGDVHRGEVMRIRSAILFADMRRFTELTAGMSAEQATSLLNAYYDCIVPPIEGAGGEVLKFIGDGVLAVFRAGEDGAEACSRALKASRDGLTRVAARMEQPQFDVGIALHFGEVAFGNVGSGMRLDYTVIGRDVNLAARVAGLCGARNEPLLVSSEFRQKAGLEGRPLGEQVLKGLQSRVEVFAVPLAEDP; translated from the coding sequence ATGATGCAATCCCGTGATCCACTTCAGCAATTGCCGCCGGACCGGCTGCCGGGTGCGTTGCGCCTGATCTCCTACATGCTGGGGGAGGCCCGGGGCGCCGCTGAAGCGGATGAGGTGCTGACGCATATGGCAGGGCTGATCCGGGCAGGCGGCGTGCCATTGGACCGGGCCACCTCCATCGTGCCGCTGCTGCACGCCGAGGCGGTGGCCAGCGCCCGCTTCTGGGAGCGCAGCCAGGGCACCCGCAGCTATCTGTTTCCGTTCAACGAGGAAAGCGGCCAGGGCTATGCCCATTCACCGGCCGCCGAAGTGCACCGGACCGGCGAATGGGTGATCCTCTGGCTGCCCGGCACGCCCGGAGACCGCTACGGCATCGTGCCGGAGCTGAAGGCGGGGGGCTACACCCATTACATCATGGCGCCGGTTTTCATGCGCAGCGGCATGGCGGGCACCTTCAGCTTTGCCACCCAGGCAGCCGAAGGGTTTTCGCAGGATGACATCGCTTTTCTGCGCGCGGTCTTCCCGGCGCTGTCGGCCTGTCAGGAAATCCTTGCCACCGCCCGCGCCATGCAGGAAGTGCTGCGGATCTACGTGGGCGAAGAGCCGCAGCAGCGGATCATTTCGGGCGATGTGCACCGGGGCGAGGTGATGCGTATCCGGTCTGCCATCCTGTTTGCCGATATGCGCCGGTTCACCGAATTGACGGCGGGCATGAGTGCGGAACAGGCCACTAGCCTTTTGAACGCTTATTACGACTGCATCGTGCCGCCGATCGAGGGCGCGGGCGGCGAAGTGCTGAAATTCATCGGCGATGGCGTCCTGGCGGTTTTCCGGGCCGGGGAAGACGGCGCAGAGGCTTGTTCCCGGGCGCTCAAGGCGTCGCGTGACGGGCTGACTCGGGTTGCAGCCCGCATGGAGCAGCCGCAGTTCGATGTCGGCATCGCGCTTCACTTTGGCGAGGTGGCGTTTGGCAATGTTGGCTCGGGAATGCGGCTTGACTACACGGTGATCGGGCGCGACGTGAATTTGGCGGCGCGGGTGGCGGGGTTGTGCGGTGCAAGGAATGAGCCGCTGCTGGTGTCTTCGGAGTTCCGGCAAAAGGCAGGACTGGAAGGCAGACCCTTGGGAGAGCAGGTCCTGAAGGGTCTGCAATCGCGGGTAGAAGTCTTTGCGGTGCCCTTGGCGGAGGATCCTTGA
- a CDS encoding pirin family protein: MSLRPILETRPAQPHTEGAGVKLHRAFGFQDPSELDPFLLFDDFRNDNPEDYLRGFPWHPHRGIETITYVLSGAVEHGDSLGNAGTLGAGDVQWMTAGSGILHQEMPSGNAQGQMHGFQLWGNLPASEKMTAPRYQDVKGTEIPEIIDDDGTRVKVIVGDFWGKSGPVDGIAADPQYLDVFIPAGVKKTLPVDTYRRAFAYVFEGQAAFADASAPQGVLLEKEVAGEEVNIRDLSGDRTLIRFGTGDEITVQAGEEGVRFLLISGAPIHEPVAWHGPIVMNTQAELHQAFRDLRNGTFIKPAH, encoded by the coding sequence ATGTCCCTCAGACCGATACTCGAAACCCGTCCGGCGCAGCCCCATACTGAGGGCGCCGGAGTGAAACTGCACCGCGCCTTCGGCTTTCAGGACCCGTCAGAGCTGGACCCGTTCCTGCTGTTCGACGATTTCCGAAACGACAACCCCGAAGACTACCTGCGCGGCTTCCCGTGGCACCCGCACCGGGGCATCGAGACCATAACGTATGTGCTGTCCGGCGCTGTCGAACATGGCGACTCGCTGGGCAATGCGGGCACCCTGGGCGCAGGCGATGTGCAATGGATGACCGCCGGCTCCGGCATCCTGCATCAGGAGATGCCGTCGGGAAATGCGCAAGGCCAGATGCATGGTTTCCAGCTCTGGGGCAACCTGCCTGCCAGCGAGAAGATGACCGCGCCGCGCTATCAGGATGTGAAAGGCACGGAAATCCCCGAAATCATCGACGATGACGGCACGAGGGTGAAAGTGATTGTCGGAGATTTCTGGGGCAAAAGCGGCCCGGTGGACGGGATAGCCGCTGATCCGCAGTATCTGGATGTGTTTATCCCTGCGGGTGTGAAGAAAACCCTGCCGGTCGATACCTACCGCCGCGCCTTTGCCTATGTGTTCGAAGGCCAGGCGGCTTTTGCCGATGCCTCTGCCCCGCAAGGGGTGCTGCTGGAGAAGGAGGTCGCAGGCGAAGAGGTCAACATCCGCGACCTGTCCGGCGACCGCACCCTGATCCGCTTTGGCACCGGCGATGAAATCACCGTGCAGGCGGGGGAAGAGGGGGTGCGGTTCCTGCTGATCTCCGGCGCGCCGATCCATGAGCCGGTGGCCTGGCACGGGCCGATTGTGATGAACACGCAGGCTGAATTGCACCAGGCCTTCCGCGACCTGCGTAACGGCACGTTTATCAAACCCGCGCACTGA
- a CDS encoding antibiotic biosynthesis monooxygenase family protein, translated as MIIRVFRATVRDDKIKEFKDFLTNTAVPHVRRQPGLVSVTAGLPRPDSPSTFCVVMVWESIEALQAFAGEDWEQAHVLPEEDPMVLSRQIDHYDMIGLLS; from the coding sequence ATGATTATCCGGGTGTTCCGTGCCACTGTCCGCGATGACAAGATCAAGGAGTTCAAGGACTTCCTGACCAACACAGCCGTGCCGCATGTGCGCCGCCAGCCGGGACTGGTCTCGGTCACGGCCGGGCTGCCGCGGCCGGATTCGCCGTCCACCTTCTGCGTCGTCATGGTCTGGGAGAGCATCGAGGCGCTGCAGGCCTTTGCAGGCGAGGACTGGGAGCAGGCGCATGTGCTGCCTGAGGAAGACCCGATGGTGCTAAGCCGCCAGATCGACCATTATGACATGATCGGGCTGCTGAGCTGA